Part of the Gemmatimonadota bacterium genome, AGCCCCGCCCGCCGTCTCAGCCCACTCCGGCGGCCTCCGGGACGTCGAAGTGGGCGACCCGCCTGGGGGCGTCCAGGAGCCAGCGGTCGTCCTCCGGGTAGTACACCGCGATGTCTGGGTTCTCGCCCGCGAACGCCCTGATCGCCTCCATGGAGTCCCACAGGGAGAGGACGCCCACCTCGGCTTCGTCGCCCTCGATGCGTGTCAGCACCAGGGCCAGTCTGTTCCCGGGCACCGCGGCGATTCCGCGGATGCCGGTCTCCTCGACGTAGCGGACGTATTCGTCCACCTCCGCCGCCTTGACTCTGCCCTTCCACCAGCGCGCTATCATATTTCCTCCATCGTGAGCATGACGGCGCCGACCACAGCGGCCGTCGCCAGTACGATCCAGCCCGAGAACGCTCCGTCCCCGGCCGCCACGCCGAGCAGAACCGCGATGATGGGGTTCACGTACGCGTGGCTGCCGATTCTGGCCGGCGTGCTATGGTCGAGGAGCCAGATGTAGGCGGAAAAAGCCACCACGGATCCGAACAGGATCAGGTAGGTGAGCGCGGCCAGCGAGCGGCCGCTGACTGCCCGGGGATCGAAGCCGCTCGGCTCCCCGACGGCGGCGGCGATCACGACGAGGACCGCCCCGGCCGCCAGCAGCTGCATGCCGGCCGACTGGGTGCGGGACTCCGGCAGGGTGGGACTCCGCGCCCAGAACGAGCCCACGGACCATGAGATCGCCGCGAAGAGTATCGCCACCGCTCCCAGGGGATCGACGCCCGCGGCGCCGCCCCGCGGAATTGTCAGGAGCAGCACCCCCGATAGTCCGACACCGATCCCGAGCCACACCCGCCCCGCCGGCGCGGGGCCTCCGCGTCTTGCCCAATCGACCAGCACCATCCACAGCGGGATCGTGGCTACGAGCAGCGCCGCCGGGCCCGACGGCACCCTCGTCTCCGCCCAGCTCAGGACCCCCTGTCCCACCACGAACAGCAGCGAGCCCACGCCGACGGCCGCCAGCCACGCGCGACCCGCCGGGCGTGAAGATCCGCGCCACCGTGACCACCCGTACAGGAGCCCCCCGGCTATCAGGCACCTGACGCCGGTCATCAGGTACGGCGGTATCGTCTCCACGCCGTAGCGGATCGCCAGGTAGGTCGAGCCCCAGATCAGGTAGATGGCGCCGAACGCCGCTACGCTCCGTTCTGGGCCCACGGCTCGGGGCTCTGGAAGGCGCACCGCGGAAGGCGGCGCCGAAGGCAGACTCTGGCTGGGCATCACGGCCGAGAGTTGAAGTAACCAGTAAAATCGTTTACACTGGTTCCATGATACAGTGGTGGTCGTAACCAGTCAATAGGCTATAGATGGTTTCTTCTGAGTCTCCTCGAGGGATGCCCGAGACGATCGGCGGCCTGCAACTGGTGGCCGGGGAACCGGCGCTCGATTTCACCAACACGGTGTCGTGGCGGGGGGCCGAGCAGTGGGAAGACTGGTTGGAAGACTTCGGCGACCTGTTGTGGTGGGGCGTCCGGGCGGGGCTACTGGACCCGGGCGCGGTACGAGCCCGGCTGAAGCGCGTGACCGGCGTCGAAGAGGAGATCTTCCGCCGCGCGATCGCTCTCCGCGAAGCGATCCACGACGTGTTCGGTTCCCTGGCGCGACGATCGCCACCGAGTGACGCCGCGCTCACCCGCCTGAGCGAAGAGTGGACGCGGGCCCAGTCGCGTCGACGACTCGTGGTCGGGGAGGAGGGGTTCGGCTCCCGCATCGTCGCCGAGGAGGCCTCGGAGCTCCTCATCTCCTCGCTCGCCGCGAACGCCGGTGACCTGCTGCTCAGCATGGAGCCCGCGCGCGTCAAGCTATGCGCCGGCCACGAATGCGGCTTCCTGTATGCGGACACGAGCCGCAACCGGAGCCGGCGCTGGTGCGACATGGCCGACTGCGGCAACCGCGCGAAGGTGAGGCGATTTCGTGCGCGTAGCCGAGCCGATTCTGGCTGAGGCGACGCGCACTGACAGGTCCCGCTCCGTACCGCATCACACAATCTCGACAGATCTCTGACGCGCCGAAGATCGACCGAGTCCCCCCATCGGGTACATCGGATGCGAGGCAGGGCTACGACCCCAGGGCGACACCCGCCCCTCATCCTATCGGAGGTTTCATGCGGGCCGAACTCCACGGCGTTTCCCCGCTCGCGGTAGCGGCGCTGCTCGCGAGCGCATCCTTGCAGGCGGCGCCACCCGCGGCCGCGCAGGACTTGGAGTCGCTCGCGCCGGCGCTCGCCTTCCTGGAACCCGAGGCGCGCGACGACGCCACCATCCTGCTGCCCGGGCCGGACGGAGACCGAGTGCTGCGGCAGGGCTCGGGGCTTCACATCTGCCTCGCCGACGAACCCGGAGACGACCGCCTCTCCGTCACGTGCTACCACCGGGCGCTCGACCCCCTATTGGCGCTGGAGCGGAGGCTTCGCCGAGACGGCCTGCGGGGCGATGAGTTCTCCGCGCGCGTGCAGGCCGAGATCGACGCCGGGCGGGTCAGCGTGCCCTCGGGCGCGTACCAGGTATCGGTGTCTGGAGACGACGCGCGGGCGACGGGCCAGCCGGCCGGCCTGACGGTCTACCACCTGGTGTACCTGCCCGGCGCCACGGCGAACGAGGTCGGGCTGAGTGCCGAACGGGAACCCGGTCTCCCCTACCTGCACCACGCCGGCCGATACGACGCGCACGTGATGTGGAGCGAGGCCGCGGCGAGCGCCAGCCATTGAGCGTAGCCTCGACAACGTCCGGCATCCCGGACGGAATGCCTGCCCTTCCCCTCGCCCCGGTCCGCTCGCCTGATTAGTCTTCGCGTGGCGCGCGGCCCCGCACGGGGTCGCGGGCCGCGCGTCCGGCGCAGGCGCCGGAGAGTGCTCTCGAGATAACAGGCCGGCA contains:
- a CDS encoding EamA family transporter yields the protein MGPERSVAAFGAIYLIWGSTYLAIRYGVETIPPYLMTGVRCLIAGGLLYGWSRWRGSSRPAGRAWLAAVGVGSLLFVVGQGVLSWAETRVPSGPAALLVATIPLWMVLVDWARRGGPAPAGRVWLGIGVGLSGVLLLTIPRGGAAGVDPLGAVAILFAAISWSVGSFWARSPTLPESRTQSAGMQLLAAGAVLVVIAAAVGEPSGFDPRAVSGRSLAALTYLILFGSVVAFSAYIWLLDHSTPARIGSHAYVNPIIAVLLGVAAGDGAFSGWIVLATAAVVGAVMLTMEEI
- a CDS encoding ABATE domain-containing protein, coding for MPETIGGLQLVAGEPALDFTNTVSWRGAEQWEDWLEDFGDLLWWGVRAGLLDPGAVRARLKRVTGVEEEIFRRAIALREAIHDVFGSLARRSPPSDAALTRLSEEWTRAQSRRRLVVGEEGFGSRIVAEEASELLISSLAANAGDLLLSMEPARVKLCAGHECGFLYADTSRNRSRRWCDMADCGNRAKVRRFRARSRADSG